Part of the Mycolicibacterium mengxianglii genome is shown below.
TCGCTCCTCGGCGCTGCTCGTCCCTCGCAACGCGTCGTCGACTCGCAGCCCTCACACCGCCACCGGCGCCTTGATGCCCGGATGCGGGTCGTAGTTCTTGATCTCGATATCCTCGTACGTGTAGTCGAAAATCGAATCGCGCTGCGCCAGAACAAGTTCAGGATACGGCCTGGGCTCCCGGCTCAGTTGCAACCGAACCTGATCCACGTGGTTGTCGTAGATGTGGCAGTCTCCCCCGGTCCAGACGAACTCGCCGACACCGAGCCCGGCCTGAGCGGCCATCATGTGGGTCAACAAGGCATAAGACGCGATGTTGAACGGGACGCCGAGGAAGAGATCCGCGCTGCGTTGGTAGAGCTGGCAGCTCAGCCGGCCGTCGGCGACATAGAACTGGAAGAACGCGTGGCACGGGGGCAGCGCCATCTGCGGGATCTCACCGACGTTCCAGGCGGAAACGATGATGCGCCGGCTGTCGGGGTCACTGCGCAGCAAGTCCACCGCTGCACTGATCTGGTCGATGTGTTCGCCGGTCGGCGTGGGCCAGGACCGCCACTGCACACCGTAGACAGGGCCGAGATCGCCTGTCTCGCTGGCCCATTCGTCCCAGATGGTCACCCCGTGCTCGTGTAGCCATCCGACGTTGGAGTCGCCCCGCAGGAACCAGAGCAGCTCATAGATCACCGACTTCAGGTGCACCTTCTTGGTGGTGATGAGAGGAAATCCGGCGCTGAGGTCGTAACGCAGCTGGTGACCGAACAGGCTGCGTGTTCCGGTACCGGTGCGGTCAGACTTGGGAGTGCCCTGCTCGAGCACCAGAGCCAGCAGATCCTCGTACGGGGTTGCGATCGGCACTCCGTCAGCCTACGTCCAGGACCCAGGAGTAGAACGGAAGCCATGCCAGCAACGCGGAAAACCACCGATACCGTCACCACTGCAGACGGCACGTGCCCAGTCACTGTGGTCACCCCGGACGGGGACGGACCCTGGCCAGGTGTGGTGATGTACCCCGACGCCGGCGGCGCACGCGGGACATTTGACGAAATGGCAGCCAAGCTGGCTGGTTACGGCTACGCCGTCCTGGTGCCGGACGTCTACTACCGCAGCGGTGCCTGGCAGCCGTTCGACATGGCGACGGTATTCAGCGACCCGGACGAGCGCAAGCGGCTGTTCGGCATGATCAGCTCGGTCACCGCCGAGGCCATGGCCACCGACGCCAGCGCATTCTTCGACTACCTGGCCGCACGCCCGGATGTTCGCGGCGAGACTTTCGGCACGACGGGCTATTGCATGGGCGGGCGGACGTCGCTGGTGGTGGCCGGGCGGGTGCCGGCACGGGTGGCCGCCGCGATGTCCTTCCACGGCGGCGGGCTGGTCACCGATACTCCCGACAGTCCGCATCTGATGGCCGAGCAGATCCGCGCCAGGGTGTACGTGGGCGGAGCGGAAAACGATCAATCGTTCACCGAGGAGAACGCCGAAACACTGGAGAAGGCGCTCTCGGCCGCCGGGGTCGAGCACACCATCGAGATCTATCCCGCCGCGCACGGTTTCGCGGTGCCCGACATGACGTCCTACGACGAGGCGGCGGCCGCGCGGCACTGGGACGCCATGCGTGATGTGTTCGGGGCCACGTTGGCCTGACGCCGTTTTGCCTTGCCGTGACCAGGTAGGCCACCATGAGAACGTGTATGACCAGGTCCAGCAGGAACAGAGCCCCGACAGCCAGCCCCCGGGCTCCCGGATAGATCCCGTGCTGGCGCGCAGCTGGCTGCTGGTCAACGGCGCGCAGTACGAGCGGTTCGCCGTCGCGGCCCGGTCGCGGGCCGACATCGTCGTCCTCGATATCGAGGACGCGGTTGCGCCCAAGGACAAGGGTGCCGCCCGCGAGAACGTCATCCGCTGGCTGGCCGACGGCAACAGCGACTGGGTGCGGGTCAACGGTTTCGGCACCCCGTGGTGGGCTGACGACTTGGCGTTGCTCGCCGGCACTTCGATCGGCGGGGTGATGCTGGCGATGGTCGAATCCGTCGACCACGTGACCGAGACCGCCAAGCGGCTGCCCGGTGTACCGATCGTCGCGCTGGTGGAGACGGCCCGCGGTCTCGAGCGCATCGCCGAGATCGCGTCGGCCAAAGGCACATTCCGGCTCGCCTTCGGCATCGGCGACTTCCGCCGCGACACCGGCTTCGGTGACAACCCGGCCACGCTGGCCTACACCCGATCGCGATTCACCATCGCCGCCAAGGCGGCCCATCTGCCCAGCGCCATCGACGGGCCGACGGTCGGTTCGAGCGCGCTCAAGCTCATCGAGGCCACTGCGGTGTCAGCGGAATTCGGGATGACCGGCAAGATCTGCCTGACGCCCGATCAGTGCGGAACCGTGAACGAGGGGCTCTCGCCGTCGATGGACGAGATCAGTTGGGCGAAGGAGTTTTTCGCCGAGTTCGAGGCCGACGGCGGCGAGATCCGCAACGGGTCGGACCTGCCCCGCATCGCGCGCGCCAACAAGATCCTCGATCTGGCACGGGCGTACGGAATCGAAGAATCAGAATTCGACGACGAAGAAGTCCACGCCCCCGCGCCGTCGGATACCTACCACTACTGAGCGGCTGCCCGCCGGGAGTGCAGATATGTCGCGACCCCGCGCAGAACACCGCGTGCAGCGTAGGCGCCCGCGATCAGTGTCAGCAGGATGAGCACGACGAACATGACCATCCAGTTGCTTCGGGTATGGCTGACGTTCCACCACACGACGGTGAACAGCAGCGCGCAGACGAACACCACGATGTCGCGCCAATTGCCCTCATAGGAGGCGGCGAGTTCCCGGATCTCCCGGTTCTTGTCGACGGACGTGATGAGATCGTCGACACGCATGTCGATCACCCGCTGCAGCTCGGCACGGCGCTCGACCTGTTCCGGCGGTAGCAGGGCCAGCAACTCGATGTCCTGTTTGATGGTGCCCCTGATGTCTGGACCTTTGAACGTCCCCGCCGCCAGGCCCAGGAGTGCACCACCGGCGATCGGCGCTCCGGCGAGGGCTAGTTCAGCAATCCCGGGCATGCGGCTCCTCAATCACTGCATCAGCGTCGCAGCGAGTGTGCCACCGAGCTCGTAGGCGCGCCCGCGCACACTCGCATCAATTCCGCCGGTGACCTCGAGGACGTCGGCCGCTTTCGTCAGCGCCAGGCCGGTCGTCAGGCGCTCGACAGCGGTCACCGCTCCGGCGGTGTCGTTGTTGCCGTGTACCCACAGCCCATACGGCCGACCCGCGACGTGATCCAGGATCGGGTAGTACACCGTGTCGAAAAAATGCTTGAGCGCCCCGGACATGTAACCGAAGTTGGCGGTGGTGCCGAACAGGAAACCGTCAGCCTCGAGCGCGTCCGGGACGGTGGCGGCCAGAGCGGGCACCACATGGACGTCGACCCCGCTGATCTCGGGGTCTCGGGCACCGGCGACGACCTGCTCGAGAAGTTCACGCGTTCCCGGCGACGGCGTGTGGTGCACGACGAGCAGGGTGCTCACCGCTCCGCTCGTTCCATTTCCACCGCGGTCCGCATGGCCTCGCGGGCGCGGCTGCGGTCACCGGCGTAGTCGTAGGCGCGGGCCACCCGGTACCAGCGGATCCAGTTGTCGGGGTCGGCGTCGAGTTCGGCGCGCACGGTCTCGAACAGCTGATCCGCGGCGCCCCGCTCGATGCGCCCGGAGGCCCGCCGCGGCAGATGGCTCACGTCGAGATCCAGACCTGCGTCGTGAGCCCGCCTGGCCAGCCGTTGGTGCGCGAAGCCGGCGCGCAGGGTGGCGACCAGCGCCCACGCCCCGACCACCGGTAACAGCAGCAGAGCGATGCCCAGGCCCACCGGGGCAATGCGGCCGTCGGCGATCAGAGCGAACGCGATGCGCCCCAACAACACCAGATACAGGACCATCGCCACGCAGAAGAACCCGATCAGGATCTGGGTGCGCAGGAGGCGCATGTTTGGCCGCCGCCCCTCAGAGGTCCATCAGCGGTTCGATGCCCACCGTCAGCCCCGGCCGCTCCGCAATTTTCCGGACCGCCAGCAGCACGCCGGGCACAAACGAGGTGCGGTCGATGCTGTCGTGCCGAATCGTGAGCGTCTCCCCTTGGGTGCCGAACAGCACTTCCTGATGCGCCACGAGTCCGGCCAGCCGCACCGAGTGCACCGGGATGCCGTCGACGTCGGCGCCGCGGGCGCCCTCGAGCCCGGTGCTGGTGGCATCGGGGTTGGGCGGCAGGTCTTTTCGCGCCTCCGCGATCAGTTTCGCGGTGCGGGCCGCGGTCCCCGAGGGAGCGTCTGCCTTGTACGGGTGATGTAGTTCGATCACCTCGACCGACTCGAAGAAGCGGGCGGCCTGCTGCGCGAAGTGCATGGACAGCACCGCACCGATGGCGAAGTTCGGAGCGATCAGCACCGCGGTGTCCGGTTTGGCCGCCAGCCAGGAGCGCACCTGCGCGAGACGCTCATCGGTGAAACCGGTGGTGCCCACTACCGCGTGGATACCGTTGTCGATCAAGAACTTCAGGTTGTCCATCACCACATTGGGGTGGGTGAAGTCGATGGCGACCTCGGTGTTGGCGTCGGTCAGCTTGGACAGCTCGTCTCCGGCGTCAACCTGCGCCGACAACGTCAGATCGGCGGCGTCTTCGACCGCCGCGACCATTGTCGCCCCGACTTTGCCCTTCGACCCCAGTACCGCTACTCGCATGCACGTAGCGTAGTCAGCGGGATCCCGCGGGCGAACTGCTCCCCCGGGCTCCTCCGAAACCTCATGCGTCACAGTGGTTTCCATTTATGTTCGCGAGCCGATTTTTGTCACCCACCCCGGCTATCATTCGAACATGTTTTCGAATCGGGTGTCCGAGGCGGTGGCCATGCTGCTCACCGCGATGGATGCGCTGGCCGCGGTCTCGAAAACCGAATGGGAGGGATTGCCGCTGGCGGACCGGTTGGCCACGGCCGAGTCGGTGGAGACGGCGCGCCGTCGCGGGTTGGCGGTGGGCACAACCCTGGCTGCGACCCTGGTGGGCGATGACCAGGCCGTGTTGGGTGGTGGGCCGCGCCAGTTGTTGGCCGACTGGTTGCGCATCACCACCGCCGAAGCCAAGCACCGGTTGGATCATGCCGCCAAGGTGGAGGAGCGCACCACGTTGACCGGTCCGGTGCTGCCACCGGTGTTGGCCGCCACCGCTGCCTCGTGGCACGCCGGACGGCTTGATGAAGAGCATCTGACGGTGATCCTGGACTTCATCAAGGACCTGCCGGCCGACATCGAACCCGCAGAGCGGGACACCGCCGAGGCGTTTCTGGCCCACAAGGCCGCCGAGTTGCGACCCGAACAGCTCAAACAACTGGCGGACAACCTCGCGATCACGCTGAACCCCGACGGGGTCTTCACCGATGCTGACCGGAAGCGCCAGTCCAGCTTCTGCTGGGGACCGCAACGTCGCGACGGGATGAGCAAAGGCACCCTCTGGGCCACCCCGGAGTTGCGGGCCGGCCTGGATGCCCACTTCGCGCACGGCGCCAAACCCGGTATGAACAATCCGGCCGACCAGTCCCCCTGCACCGAGGGCGAACCCGACCCCGAGCTGGCCGGCAGCGATACCCGCAGCCCGGCGCAACGCCGCCACGACGCTCTGAATGCGTTGGTACGCAGGCAACTCGGTGACCCCGACCTCGGAACCCACCGTGGACTGCCGGTCACCATCATCGCCTCGACCACCCTGTCCGAGTTACAGTCCGGCGCCGGGCAGGCGGTCACCGCCGCCGGCACCCTGCTGCCGATCCCCGATCTGATCCGGATGGCACAGCACGCCTTTCATTACCTGACGGTGTTCGACGACGTGACGGGCCGGCCATTGTGGTTGGGCCGCACCAAACGGTGTGCGAGCGCCGACCAGCGGATCGTCCTGCACGCCTTGGATCGAGGCTGCACATTTCCGGGGTGTGACAAGCCGGGCTATCTGTGCGAGGTCCACCACGTCGATGAATGGGCCGCCGGTGGTCGCACCGATATCGACAAACTCACGTTCGCCTGCGGCGTCCACCACAAGCTGCTCAGCCAAGGGTGGCGGACGCGCAAACTGGGCAACGGCGACACCGAATGGCTGCCACCGACTCAACTCGGCCTCACATTCGGGGGCACCGTCAACGCGTTCCACCACCCTGAACGGTTTCTGCCCAAGACACCGGGAGCCGCCGAAGCACCGGAAGCCGCCGAAGCACCGGGGGCCGACGCCGAGGACGACCCCGACTGAGGTTCCCCGCACGGCGCTTCCCACGCCGCCCCATCAGGGCCTGGCATCGGTGAGGCGCGCCCCGCGACACGTCACAGCAGTTTAATACCCACGAAATTGCGTAGCCACAGTTCTGCGTCCTACTGGTAGCACCGACTCTTGCCAGCCCAGGAGGACCGACAATGACACTCGCCGCCGAACCCCCACCGCTCGCGGGCAAGAAACTCACCATTGTCCGTGGCGCCTGCCCGCACGACTGCCCCGACACGTGCGCGATGCTCTACGAGGTCGAGGACGGAAAGCTGGTCAACGTCAAAGGGGACCCTGATCACCCCATGACCAGGGGCGGCCTCTGCGTGAAGGTGAAGAACTTCCACGAGCACCACTACCAGTCAGACCGCCTGCTGTATCCGATGCGCCGGGTGGGAGCCAAGGGCGCCGGCGAATTCGAACGCATCACCTGGGATGAAGCGCTCGCCGAGATCAAGCAGCGCTGGGACGAGATCATCAAAACCTATGGCAGCCAGGCGATCATGCCGCACGCCTACCTCGGCCACCAGGGTGTGATCAACGGGCTGACCTCCGGCGACGCCTTCTTCAACCGCCTGGGATCGACGGTGGCCGAGAAGACCTACTGCGAGTCCGGCTCGTCGACCGCATGGCATATGACCGTCGGCGGCTCAGGCGGCCTCGACGTCGAATCGATGGCGCACTCGAAGTACATCATCGTCTGGGGCATGAACATGACCAGCACCAATCTGCACGGCTGGCCGTTCCTGCTGGAGGCACGGAAACGCAACGGCGCCAAGATCGTTGTCATCGATCCCGTACGCAACCGCACCGCCCGCCAGGCCGACTGGCACATTCCGATCCGTCCGGGAACCGACGGTGCCCTGGCGCTGGGGATGATGCACGAGATCATCGCGCAGGGGCTGGTGGACACCGACTATGTGGAGAAGTACACCGTCGGCTACGACGAACTCGCCGCCCGCGCGGCAGCCTTCCCGCCCGAACGAGTCGAAGAGATCACCGGCGTCCCGGCCGACGATGTCCGCACCTTGGCCCGCGAGTACGCCACCAGCCAGCCCGCAGCGATCCGCCAGGGTGTCGCCCTGGAGCGCAATCGTGGTGGTGGACAAGCCATTCGCGCCATCACCTGTCTGCCCGCCCTGGTCGGGGCGTGGCGGCACGTGGGTGGCGGCACGATGGAGATGCCGATCTGGGAATTCCCCACTCGCTTCGACAAGATCTGTATGCCGCAGTGGATCCCCGAAGGCACCCGGGTGGTCAATGAACTCGACCTGGGCAAGGCCTTGACGGGCGAGATGGAACTGGACCCGCCGATCAAGTCGCTGTTCGTGTACAACTCGAACCCGGTTTCGCAAGCCCCCGCCCAGCAGAAGCTGATGAGCGGGCTGATGCGCGACGACCTGTTCACCGTCGTCAGCGAGCATTTCATCACCGACACCGCAAAGTTCGCCGACATCGTGCTGCCGGCGACGATGCAGGCTGAACAGCTCGACATCATGGTCACCTGGGGCCATCTGTACATCACGCTCAACCAGCCGGCCATCGCGCCGCCGGGTGAATGCGTTCCCAACGTCGAGCTGTTCCGCCGCCTGGCCAAGACGATGGGCTTCACCGACGACTACTGGAACCGCACCGACCGCGAGATGCTGATCGATTTCCACGACTGGGACGCCCCCGCCCTGCACGGCATCACCTACGAAAAGCTCGAGGAAGTGGGCTGGATGCGACTCAACGTGGGCACCCCCGACACCAGGGCGCCGCATGCCGAGGGCAACTTCCCCACCCCCTCGGGTAAGTGCGAGTTCCGCTCCAGCCTCGCCGAGGGCGGCAACTTCGTCGTGCCGGTGTGGCGCTCGATGTACGAGGACAAGCAACCCGGCGGTTATCTGGACCCCGTGCCTGATTACGTACCGCCGTTCGAATCCCGTCAGTCCAATCCGGTACTGGCCGAACGGTTCCCGCTGAGCATCATCACGCCCAAACCGCACGCATTCCTCAACAGCCAGTACGGTAATGCACCGGACAAGCAGGCTGCCCAAGGCGAGCTGCGGGTGTTCATCCACCCTGTCGACGCTGCCGAACGCGAGATTCTCGACGGCGATCTGGTCCGGGTGTTCAACGACCGTGGAGCCTTCGAGGCTCCGGCAGTGCTCGACGCCGGTCTGATCACCGGGCTGGTGATGTCCAATGTCGGTTATTGGCAGGACAAGACGAACACCACCGTCAACGCCATCACCTCCGATCGGCACTGCGAGTTCGGCAACGCCGGGGTGTACGGCGACAACCTGGTGGAGGTCGAGAAGGTGTCGGAGGTCGCCAAGGTGGTCGAAGCCGCGATCGCGGTCTGAGTCCGCCGACCTCAGAGGGGCGCCGCGCCGCGGAGGTGCTCGAAGATCAACGAGGTCTGGGTGCCCGCGACATCGGCATCGGAGTTCAGGTTCTCCACGACGAACGAGCGCAGGTCGTCGGTGTCGCGGGCGGCGACGTGCAGGATGAAATCGTCCGCCCCGGCGAGGAAGTAGACATCCATCACCTGGGGTTTGCAACGCATGTGTTCGATGAATTTGCGGATCTTGCCGCGGGCGTTGGACTGCAGACTCACCGAGATCATCGCCTGTAGTGAAAGGCCGATCGCCGTGGGATCGATATCGGTGAAGAACCCGCGGATCACCCCCAGGTCCTGCAGTCGACGCACCCGACCATGGCAGGTGGATGCGGCGATGCCGACCGCCTCGGCCAGTGCGCTGTTGGAGATTCGTGCGTCGGCGTGCAGCGTGGCCAGAATCCGCCGGTCGACGTCGTCGAGTTCAGCTGCCCGAACATCCTTCGGCGGAGAACCGCGGCGCGCCGCCATTGTCGGCAATTCTTCTGACACGGCCTCAGGCTACCGAATCATCATCATGATCATTGCCTTCCATTCGATGTTTCTTCACACTTATTGAGAAGTCCACCAGTTCCCACCCCAGGAGAGATCATGCGAGTCGGCATCCCGACCGAGATCAAGAACAACGAATTTCGCGTCGCCATCACCCCGGCGGGAGTGGCCGAACTGGCACGGCGTGGCCATGACGTCGCAGTCCAGGCAGGCGCCGGTGCGGGGTCAGCGATCTCCGACAACGACTTCAAGGCCGCAGGCGCCGAAATCGTCGCAAGCGCCGAGCAGGTGTGGGCCGAGGCCGATCTGCTGCTGAAGGTCAAAGAGCCCATCGAGTCCGAGTACGCCAAGATGCGCAAGGGGCAGACCCTCTTCA
Proteins encoded:
- a CDS encoding thymidylate synthase — translated: MPIATPYEDLLALVLEQGTPKSDRTGTGTRSLFGHQLRYDLSAGFPLITTKKVHLKSVIYELLWFLRGDSNVGWLHEHGVTIWDEWASETGDLGPVYGVQWRSWPTPTGEHIDQISAAVDLLRSDPDSRRIIVSAWNVGEIPQMALPPCHAFFQFYVADGRLSCQLYQRSADLFLGVPFNIASYALLTHMMAAQAGLGVGEFVWTGGDCHIYDNHVDQVRLQLSREPRPYPELVLAQRDSIFDYTYEDIEIKNYDPHPGIKAPVAV
- a CDS encoding dienelactone hydrolase family protein, which codes for MPATRKTTDTVTTADGTCPVTVVTPDGDGPWPGVVMYPDAGGARGTFDEMAAKLAGYGYAVLVPDVYYRSGAWQPFDMATVFSDPDERKRLFGMISSVTAEAMATDASAFFDYLAARPDVRGETFGTTGYCMGGRTSLVVAGRVPARVAAAMSFHGGGLVTDTPDSPHLMAEQIRARVYVGGAENDQSFTEENAETLEKALSAAGVEHTIEIYPAAHGFAVPDMTSYDEAAAARHWDAMRDVFGATLA
- a CDS encoding HpcH/HpaI aldolase/citrate lyase family protein, translated to MYDQVQQEQSPDSQPPGSRIDPVLARSWLLVNGAQYERFAVAARSRADIVVLDIEDAVAPKDKGAARENVIRWLADGNSDWVRVNGFGTPWWADDLALLAGTSIGGVMLAMVESVDHVTETAKRLPGVPIVALVETARGLERIAEIASAKGTFRLAFGIGDFRRDTGFGDNPATLAYTRSRFTIAAKAAHLPSAIDGPTVGSSALKLIEATAVSAEFGMTGKICLTPDQCGTVNEGLSPSMDEISWAKEFFAEFEADGGEIRNGSDLPRIARANKILDLARAYGIEESEFDDEEVHAPAPSDTYHY
- a CDS encoding flavodoxin family protein; this translates as MSTLLVVHHTPSPGTRELLEQVVAGARDPEISGVDVHVVPALAATVPDALEADGFLFGTTANFGYMSGALKHFFDTVYYPILDHVAGRPYGLWVHGNNDTAGAVTAVERLTTGLALTKAADVLEVTGGIDASVRGRAYELGGTLAATLMQ
- the dapB gene encoding 4-hydroxy-tetrahydrodipicolinate reductase, translated to MRVAVLGSKGKVGATMVAAVEDAADLTLSAQVDAGDELSKLTDANTEVAIDFTHPNVVMDNLKFLIDNGIHAVVGTTGFTDERLAQVRSWLAAKPDTAVLIAPNFAIGAVLSMHFAQQAARFFESVEVIELHHPYKADAPSGTAARTAKLIAEARKDLPPNPDATSTGLEGARGADVDGIPVHSVRLAGLVAHQEVLFGTQGETLTIRHDSIDRTSFVPGVLLAVRKIAERPGLTVGIEPLMDL
- a CDS encoding HNH endonuclease signature motif containing protein, whose translation is MFSNRVSEAVAMLLTAMDALAAVSKTEWEGLPLADRLATAESVETARRRGLAVGTTLAATLVGDDQAVLGGGPRQLLADWLRITTAEAKHRLDHAAKVEERTTLTGPVLPPVLAATAASWHAGRLDEEHLTVILDFIKDLPADIEPAERDTAEAFLAHKAAELRPEQLKQLADNLAITLNPDGVFTDADRKRQSSFCWGPQRRDGMSKGTLWATPELRAGLDAHFAHGAKPGMNNPADQSPCTEGEPDPELAGSDTRSPAQRRHDALNALVRRQLGDPDLGTHRGLPVTIIASTTLSELQSGAGQAVTAAGTLLPIPDLIRMAQHAFHYLTVFDDVTGRPLWLGRTKRCASADQRIVLHALDRGCTFPGCDKPGYLCEVHHVDEWAAGGRTDIDKLTFACGVHHKLLSQGWRTRKLGNGDTEWLPPTQLGLTFGGTVNAFHHPERFLPKTPGAAEAPEAAEAPGADAEDDPD
- a CDS encoding molybdopterin-containing oxidoreductase family protein, with translation MTLAAEPPPLAGKKLTIVRGACPHDCPDTCAMLYEVEDGKLVNVKGDPDHPMTRGGLCVKVKNFHEHHYQSDRLLYPMRRVGAKGAGEFERITWDEALAEIKQRWDEIIKTYGSQAIMPHAYLGHQGVINGLTSGDAFFNRLGSTVAEKTYCESGSSTAWHMTVGGSGGLDVESMAHSKYIIVWGMNMTSTNLHGWPFLLEARKRNGAKIVVIDPVRNRTARQADWHIPIRPGTDGALALGMMHEIIAQGLVDTDYVEKYTVGYDELAARAAAFPPERVEEITGVPADDVRTLAREYATSQPAAIRQGVALERNRGGGQAIRAITCLPALVGAWRHVGGGTMEMPIWEFPTRFDKICMPQWIPEGTRVVNELDLGKALTGEMELDPPIKSLFVYNSNPVSQAPAQQKLMSGLMRDDLFTVVSEHFITDTAKFADIVLPATMQAEQLDIMVTWGHLYITLNQPAIAPPGECVPNVELFRRLAKTMGFTDDYWNRTDREMLIDFHDWDAPALHGITYEKLEEVGWMRLNVGTPDTRAPHAEGNFPTPSGKCEFRSSLAEGGNFVVPVWRSMYEDKQPGGYLDPVPDYVPPFESRQSNPVLAERFPLSIITPKPHAFLNSQYGNAPDKQAAQGELRVFIHPVDAAEREILDGDLVRVFNDRGAFEAPAVLDAGLITGLVMSNVGYWQDKTNTTVNAITSDRHCEFGNAGVYGDNLVEVEKVSEVAKVVEAAIAV
- a CDS encoding HTH-type transcriptional regulator AldR, with the protein product MAARRGSPPKDVRAAELDDVDRRILATLHADARISNSALAEAVGIAASTCHGRVRRLQDLGVIRGFFTDIDPTAIGLSLQAMISVSLQSNARGKIRKFIEHMRCKPQVMDVYFLAGADDFILHVAARDTDDLRSFVVENLNSDADVAGTQTSLIFEHLRGAAPL